Proteins encoded together in one Corallococcus soli window:
- a CDS encoding SDR family NAD(P)-dependent oxidoreductase: MAGSRGTALVTGTSAGIGEVYARRLAALGHDLVLVARREERLQALAEKLTAAHGIRAEVLRADLTKDADIHRVAGRAAGEDISLVINNAGVGGYGPFAQVEPAVLEGLTQLHILAPLLATRAALPGMLARGRGAVINVASLLAFSGALPPVPLPHRATYAGAKAFLVHFTRTLAGELRGTPVRAQVVCPGMTSTEFNGGYVGAMPPEDVVTASLLALERGETVCVPGLEAEEALAVLEQAEAGMFRGNKNTLAGRYRVPGGS, from the coding sequence ATGGCAGGCAGTCGAGGGACCGCATTGGTGACGGGCACGTCCGCGGGAATCGGAGAGGTGTACGCGCGGCGGCTGGCGGCGCTGGGGCATGACCTGGTCCTCGTCGCCCGTCGGGAGGAGCGGCTTCAAGCGCTCGCGGAGAAACTCACGGCGGCGCACGGCATCCGAGCGGAGGTGCTGCGAGCGGACCTCACGAAGGATGCGGACATCCACCGGGTGGCCGGGCGCGCGGCGGGCGAGGACATCTCGCTCGTCATCAACAACGCGGGCGTGGGTGGCTACGGCCCCTTCGCGCAGGTGGAGCCCGCGGTGCTGGAGGGCCTCACGCAGCTGCACATCCTGGCGCCCCTACTGGCCACCCGGGCGGCGCTGCCGGGCATGCTGGCGCGGGGCCGGGGCGCGGTCATCAACGTCGCCTCCCTGCTCGCCTTCTCCGGCGCCCTGCCTCCGGTCCCCCTGCCCCACCGGGCCACGTATGCGGGGGCGAAGGCGTTCCTCGTCCACTTCACGCGCACGCTCGCGGGGGAGCTGCGCGGCACGCCGGTGCGCGCGCAGGTCGTCTGCCCGGGAATGACCTCCACCGAATTCAACGGCGGCTATGTCGGCGCGATGCCGCCGGAGGACGTCGTCACCGCCTCGCTGCTGGCGCTGGAGCGCGGTGAGACGGTCTGCGTGCCTGGACTGGAGGCCGAGGAGGCGCTCGCGGTCCTGGAGCAGGCCGAGGCCGGGATGTTCCGAGGCAACAAGAACACCCTCGCCGGGCGCTACCGGGTCCCCGGCGGGAGCTGA
- a CDS encoding nuclear transport factor 2 family protein, whose translation MTDMDTRRMSDWIAIQDLVAEYGQSLDACRDSGDWSHWASIFAPEVTADLTRVMGGEPITLPREHLAEFARGSLLPFQRTQHATATTVRIRFEGETQATALAYSEVSHYFTLGGATQEWTLVARNTFGMVKTDEGWKIARYSLDPIHHRGNALGLELLKGKRLG comes from the coding sequence ATGACAGACATGGACACGCGGCGGATGTCGGATTGGATTGCCATCCAGGACCTGGTGGCGGAGTACGGGCAGTCGCTCGACGCCTGCCGGGACTCCGGGGACTGGAGCCACTGGGCGAGCATCTTCGCGCCGGAAGTGACGGCGGACCTCACGCGCGTGATGGGCGGCGAGCCCATCACGCTGCCTCGCGAGCACCTGGCGGAGTTCGCCCGGGGCTCACTGCTCCCGTTCCAGCGGACGCAGCACGCCACGGCGACGACGGTGCGCATCCGCTTCGAGGGTGAGACGCAGGCGACGGCGCTGGCGTACTCGGAGGTGTCCCACTACTTCACGCTGGGCGGTGCCACGCAGGAGTGGACCCTCGTCGCGCGCAACACCTTCGGGATGGTGAAGACGGACGAGGGGTGGAAGATCGCCCGGTACTCGCTGGACCCCATCCACCACCGCGGCAACGCCCTGGGGCTGGAGTTGTTGAAGGGCAAGCGGCTGGGCTGA
- a CDS encoding DUF6714 family protein, whose translation MSAQEALLRQQIEDAFSDVPRPDDSRIAYAPDAWEATELSRDFRGMHWKDVPAERIRQHAAHLSLLSPEALRYYLPAYLLAALTDPDVRDFLLSQLSIPDESHPELRTHFKSRFDTLPPKQRNVVQTFLRRMRDDAPGPIARRHWSQALETYWDTL comes from the coding sequence ATGAGTGCGCAAGAAGCCTTGCTCCGACAGCAGATCGAGGATGCCTTCTCGGATGTGCCCCGTCCCGATGACAGCCGCATCGCTTATGCACCGGATGCCTGGGAGGCAACGGAACTCAGCAGGGATTTCCGGGGCATGCACTGGAAGGATGTTCCAGCGGAACGGATCCGTCAGCATGCGGCGCATCTGTCGCTGCTCAGTCCAGAGGCGCTTCGCTACTACCTTCCAGCCTATCTGCTGGCAGCGCTCACGGACCCCGACGTCCGCGACTTCCTTTTGTCCCAATTGAGCATCCCGGATGAATCACACCCGGAGCTGCGAACCCACTTCAAGAGTCGGTTCGACACCCTTCCTCCCAAACAGAGGAACGTGGTCCAAACGTTCTTGCGGAGGATGCGAGACGATGCCCCAGGGCCTATCGCACGTCGCCATTGGTCCCAGGCACTGGAGACATATTGGGACACACTCTGA
- a CDS encoding metal-dependent hydrolase — MRTKLKAVVVGAVLGVTGAAFAQGTPTTPAAPKAAAPAGKAAAKATAGKTEVTWWGHAAFVVKTPGGAVIAIDPWFTNPKAPQGATWPEAVDAILVSHGHFDHVGEAKALAQKTNAKVFGSFELVTLLALPEAQGMVGNVGGTFQVKDATIHLVEAVHSSSYQADPKAPAHYSGAALGFVIEIANGPTLYHSGDTGAFQSMALIAEQFKPTVAMLPIGGVFTMDPAQAAVAAKLLKVKSVVPMHYGTFPALTGTPDALTAAVKKGRGTAKVLSLEPGKATAL, encoded by the coding sequence ATGCGGACCAAGCTGAAGGCAGTGGTGGTGGGCGCGGTGCTGGGTGTCACGGGCGCGGCGTTCGCGCAGGGCACGCCGACGACCCCGGCGGCCCCCAAGGCGGCGGCCCCGGCGGGCAAGGCCGCTGCCAAGGCGACCGCGGGCAAGACGGAGGTGACGTGGTGGGGCCACGCCGCGTTCGTGGTGAAGACGCCGGGTGGCGCGGTCATCGCCATCGACCCGTGGTTCACCAACCCCAAGGCGCCCCAGGGCGCGACCTGGCCGGAGGCGGTGGACGCCATCCTCGTCTCCCACGGCCACTTCGACCACGTGGGCGAGGCGAAGGCCCTGGCCCAGAAGACGAACGCGAAGGTGTTCGGCTCCTTTGAGCTGGTGACGCTGCTGGCCCTTCCGGAGGCGCAGGGAATGGTGGGCAATGTGGGCGGCACCTTCCAGGTGAAGGACGCCACCATCCACCTCGTGGAGGCGGTGCACTCCAGCAGCTATCAGGCGGACCCCAAGGCCCCGGCGCATTACTCCGGCGCGGCGCTGGGCTTCGTCATCGAAATCGCCAACGGCCCCACGCTGTACCACTCGGGTGACACGGGGGCCTTCCAGTCCATGGCCCTCATCGCCGAGCAGTTCAAGCCCACCGTGGCCATGCTCCCCATTGGTGGCGTGTTCACCATGGACCCCGCCCAGGCGGCTGTTGCCGCGAAGCTGCTCAAGGTGAAATCCGTGGTGCCCATGCACTACGGCACCTTCCCCGCCCTCACCGGCACGCCGGACGCGCTCACCGCCGCCGTGAAGAAGGGCCGGGGCACCGCCAAGGTGCTCTCCCTGGAGCCCGGCAAGGCCACCGCCCTGTAG
- a CDS encoding LETM1 domain-containing protein, with product MAVLVFGRGTWLATLLADVVAAHARAPGPEVPPAVSPPASGRARGRALLRRTLRASGLVYGTPVPLPSPVDGVEPFDVPARAVEHELFHAVVRTLARMALDLARVMDAPEGPRAEQLLVLFAVLAGELDLAQALDARLAAGLPVPRRLVGRVEDALDKRAPSLAGDPVYGLVLHNGAQYADAQLFCRQAIDLFSRGRLSRVVAERRLDFAARQKALLVDVLTALACVDREPGLPARRAILRQVEGLRLPHALEGEVKAAVRQSFERKRDVRDVVRKVRSVDMRHLLLEQTLLAALVDGRRTRRERAFIDTLAGALHVPQAELRRLELEMAEFYARHRSLVDVFTVSDAAGAMGEDLITGMQETLEKNFHRLMQEARETGDLAVLLTKAARRQKLTADERQRMRAQLIDVAKAIPALAIFAAPGGILLLAALAKVLPFSLLPSAFQEVPAVVDMDTDGEDTAEREVG from the coding sequence GTGGCGGTGCTGGTTTTCGGACGGGGGACCTGGCTGGCCACGCTCCTGGCGGACGTGGTCGCCGCGCATGCACGCGCCCCCGGTCCGGAGGTGCCCCCCGCCGTGTCCCCTCCCGCGTCCGGCCGCGCCCGGGGCCGGGCCTTGCTGCGCCGCACGCTGCGGGCCTCCGGTCTGGTCTACGGCACGCCCGTGCCGCTGCCTTCGCCGGTGGATGGGGTGGAGCCCTTCGACGTCCCGGCGCGCGCGGTGGAGCACGAGCTGTTCCACGCCGTGGTGCGCACGCTGGCGCGCATGGCGCTGGACCTGGCGCGGGTGATGGACGCGCCGGAGGGCCCCCGCGCGGAGCAACTGCTGGTGCTCTTCGCGGTGCTCGCGGGCGAGCTGGACCTGGCGCAGGCGCTGGACGCGCGGCTGGCGGCCGGGCTGCCGGTGCCCCGGCGGCTGGTGGGGCGCGTGGAGGACGCGCTCGACAAGCGGGCGCCGTCGCTGGCCGGGGATCCGGTGTACGGCCTGGTGCTGCACAACGGCGCGCAGTACGCGGACGCGCAGTTGTTCTGCCGGCAGGCCATCGACCTGTTCTCCCGGGGGCGGCTGTCGCGGGTGGTCGCGGAGCGGCGGCTGGACTTCGCGGCGCGGCAGAAGGCGCTGCTGGTGGACGTGCTCACCGCGCTGGCGTGCGTGGACCGCGAGCCGGGGCTCCCCGCGCGCCGCGCCATCCTCCGGCAGGTGGAGGGGCTGCGCCTGCCGCACGCGCTGGAGGGCGAGGTGAAGGCCGCGGTGCGGCAGTCCTTCGAGCGCAAGCGCGACGTGCGCGACGTGGTGCGCAAGGTGCGCAGCGTGGACATGCGCCACCTGCTGCTGGAGCAGACGCTGCTGGCGGCCCTGGTGGACGGTCGGCGGACGCGGCGGGAGCGGGCCTTCATCGACACGCTTGCGGGCGCGCTGCACGTGCCTCAGGCGGAGCTGCGGCGTCTGGAATTGGAGATGGCGGAGTTCTACGCGCGGCACCGCTCGCTGGTGGATGTCTTCACCGTGTCGGACGCGGCGGGCGCCATGGGCGAGGACCTCATCACCGGCATGCAGGAGACGCTGGAGAAGAACTTCCACCGGCTGATGCAGGAGGCCCGCGAGACGGGCGACCTGGCGGTGCTGCTCACCAAGGCGGCGCGGCGCCAGAAGCTCACCGCCGACGAGCGCCAGCGCATGCGCGCCCAGCTCATCGACGTGGCGAAGGCCATCCCCGCGCTCGCCATCTTCGCCGCGCCCGGAGGCATCCTGCTGCTGGCGGCCCTGGCGAAGGTGCTGCCCTTCAGCCTGCTGCCCAGCGCCTTCCAGGAGGTCCCCGCCGTGGTGGACATGGACACCGACGGCGAGGACACCGCCGAGCGCGAGGTGGGGTAG
- a CDS encoding aldo/keto reductase: protein MSGTSTRPVEKSGTFKLGGDLPVHRLGYGAMQLTGPGIWGPPKDRAEAVRVLRRALELGVDFIDTADSYGPYYSEEIIAEALHPYAKGVVVATKAGLVRTGPNEWHPVGAPKYLRQELELSLRRLKLERIDLYQLHRIDPKVPVEESLGELKALQQEGKIRHIGLSEVSVAEIEQARKVVDIVSVQNRYNLTDRVHEKVLDYCEKEKLGFIPWFPLATGGLAKPGGTLDSVAKKHNATPSQIALAWLLERSPVMLPIPGTSSVKHLEENLAGAELKLGKEELAAVDAQASGR from the coding sequence ATGAGCGGCACTTCAACGCGTCCCGTGGAGAAGAGCGGCACCTTCAAGCTGGGCGGCGACCTGCCCGTCCACCGCCTGGGCTACGGCGCCATGCAGCTCACCGGCCCCGGCATCTGGGGCCCGCCCAAGGACCGGGCGGAGGCGGTGCGCGTGCTGCGGCGCGCGCTGGAGCTGGGCGTGGACTTCATCGACACGGCGGACTCCTACGGGCCCTACTACAGCGAGGAGATCATCGCGGAGGCCCTGCACCCGTACGCGAAGGGTGTGGTGGTGGCGACCAAGGCGGGCCTAGTGCGCACGGGCCCCAATGAGTGGCACCCGGTGGGCGCGCCCAAGTACCTGCGCCAGGAGCTGGAGCTGTCGCTGCGCCGGCTGAAGCTGGAGCGCATCGACCTGTACCAGTTGCACCGCATCGACCCGAAGGTCCCGGTGGAGGAGTCGCTGGGCGAGCTGAAGGCGCTCCAGCAGGAAGGGAAGATCCGCCACATCGGCCTGTCGGAGGTGTCGGTCGCGGAGATTGAACAGGCGCGCAAGGTGGTGGACATCGTGTCGGTGCAGAACCGCTACAACCTGACCGACCGCGTGCACGAGAAGGTGCTGGACTACTGCGAGAAGGAGAAGCTGGGCTTCATCCCCTGGTTCCCCCTGGCGACGGGTGGGCTGGCGAAGCCGGGCGGGACGCTCGACTCGGTGGCGAAGAAGCACAACGCCACGCCTTCCCAGATTGCCCTCGCGTGGCTGCTGGAGCGCTCGCCGGTGATGCTGCCCATCCCGGGTACGTCCTCCGTGAAGCACCTGGAGGAGAACCTGGCCGGCGCGGAGCTGAAGCTCGGCAAGGAAGAGCTGGCCGCCGTGGACGCGCAGGCGTCGGGCCGCTGA
- a CDS encoding Tex family protein — MHVYAAALAQELGIKPEQVDRTLALHEEGGTVPFIARYRKEVTGGLDEVQIQAILDRSSERAELDGRRDTILRSIEEQGKLTPELSKALLAARTRAELEDLYLPYKPKRRTRAAIAREKGLEPLADLVWKQEGQRGENVDARVKPYVDAEKGVADMAAALAGARDICAERVAEDAKLRREARDLCTRRGTLRSDVVPAKKGETTKFENYYGHEEPLSQAPSHRVLALLRGEEEGVLKVKLGLPDDEVKGLFTGRVVTRPQSLFAGELRAAVEDGWERLMGPSLESELRAELKERADKGAIGVFGENLRHLLLTAPAGARAVLALDPGLRTGIKLAMMDVTGTVVETTTLYSERSADERARAAKLLEAVVRKHKPELIAVGNGTGSREAEIFTRDTLKALGLQIPVVSVSEQGASIYSASEVAREEFPELDVSLRGAVSIGRRLQDPLAELVKIDPKSIGVGQYQHDVDQGLLKKKLGEVVDSCVNAVGVDVNTASPQLLEHVSGVGPSLAKKLVAHRAAKGRFTTRRELLKVSGLGPKTFEQAAGFLRVRGPEPLDSSAVHPERYSVVERMAKDLGVDVASLVGNAELVRKIDAKRYLGPELGELTLKDILAELEKPSRDPRGDFTAHATRDDLRSLEDVKEGMVLQGTVTNVTAFGAFVDVGVHQDGLVHVSQLSTRFIKDASEAAKVGDRLTVKVLSVDLARKRLALSVKALQEGGTPQASGRPAVGGATGQGRMTERLSSGGPSRPQGGGQRPPAQQGSQAPAQKKPEPFNNPFSKLKH; from the coding sequence ATGCACGTCTATGCCGCCGCGTTGGCCCAGGAGCTGGGCATCAAGCCGGAGCAGGTGGACCGGACCCTCGCGTTGCACGAGGAGGGGGGCACGGTCCCCTTCATCGCGCGCTACCGCAAGGAGGTCACGGGGGGCCTGGATGAGGTCCAGATCCAGGCCATCCTGGACCGCTCGTCGGAGCGCGCGGAGCTGGACGGGCGGCGCGACACCATCCTGCGCAGCATCGAGGAGCAGGGGAAGCTGACGCCGGAGCTGTCCAAGGCGCTCCTGGCGGCGCGCACGCGCGCGGAGCTGGAGGACCTGTACCTGCCGTACAAGCCCAAGCGGCGCACGCGCGCGGCCATCGCCCGGGAGAAGGGGCTGGAGCCGCTGGCGGACCTCGTGTGGAAGCAGGAGGGGCAGCGCGGGGAGAACGTGGACGCGCGCGTGAAGCCCTACGTGGACGCGGAGAAGGGCGTCGCGGACATGGCCGCCGCGCTGGCGGGAGCACGCGACATCTGCGCCGAGCGCGTGGCGGAGGACGCGAAGCTGCGCCGCGAGGCCCGCGACCTGTGCACGCGGCGGGGCACGCTGCGCTCGGACGTGGTGCCGGCGAAGAAGGGCGAGACGACCAAGTTCGAGAACTACTACGGCCACGAGGAGCCGCTGTCCCAGGCCCCGTCCCACCGCGTGCTGGCGCTGTTGCGCGGGGAGGAGGAGGGCGTGCTGAAGGTGAAGCTCGGCCTGCCGGACGACGAGGTGAAGGGGCTCTTCACGGGGCGCGTGGTGACCCGGCCGCAGTCGCTGTTCGCGGGAGAGCTGCGTGCGGCGGTGGAGGATGGGTGGGAGCGGCTGATGGGACCGTCGCTGGAGTCGGAGCTGCGCGCGGAGCTGAAGGAGCGCGCGGACAAGGGCGCCATCGGGGTGTTCGGTGAGAACCTGCGGCACCTGCTGCTGACGGCGCCGGCTGGCGCGCGCGCGGTGCTGGCGTTGGACCCGGGGCTTCGCACGGGCATCAAGCTGGCGATGATGGACGTGACGGGGACGGTGGTGGAGACGACGACGCTGTACTCGGAGCGCAGCGCGGACGAGCGGGCCCGGGCGGCGAAGTTGCTGGAGGCGGTGGTGCGCAAGCACAAGCCGGAGCTGATCGCCGTGGGCAATGGCACGGGCAGCCGGGAGGCTGAAATCTTCACGCGGGACACGCTGAAGGCGCTGGGCCTCCAGATTCCGGTGGTGTCGGTGAGCGAGCAGGGCGCGTCCATCTACTCCGCGTCGGAGGTGGCGCGAGAGGAGTTCCCGGAGCTGGACGTGTCGCTGCGCGGCGCGGTGTCGATTGGCCGGCGGTTGCAGGATCCGCTGGCGGAGCTGGTGAAGATCGACCCGAAGAGCATCGGCGTGGGGCAGTACCAGCACGACGTGGACCAGGGTCTGCTCAAGAAGAAGCTGGGCGAGGTGGTGGACTCGTGCGTGAACGCGGTGGGCGTGGACGTGAACACGGCGTCACCGCAGTTGTTGGAGCACGTGTCCGGCGTGGGGCCGTCGCTGGCGAAGAAGCTGGTGGCGCACCGCGCGGCGAAGGGGCGCTTCACCACGCGGCGGGAGCTGCTGAAGGTGAGCGGCCTGGGGCCGAAGACGTTCGAGCAGGCGGCGGGCTTCCTGCGCGTGCGCGGGCCGGAGCCGCTGGATTCGAGCGCGGTGCACCCGGAGCGCTACTCCGTGGTGGAGCGGATGGCGAAGGACCTGGGCGTGGACGTGGCCTCGCTGGTGGGCAACGCCGAGCTGGTGCGCAAGATTGATGCGAAGCGCTACCTGGGGCCGGAGCTGGGGGAGCTGACGCTGAAGGACATCCTGGCGGAGCTGGAGAAGCCGAGCCGCGACCCCCGAGGCGACTTCACGGCGCACGCGACGCGGGATGACCTGCGCTCGCTGGAGGACGTGAAGGAGGGGATGGTGTTGCAGGGCACGGTGACGAACGTGACGGCGTTTGGAGCGTTCGTGGACGTGGGGGTGCATCAGGACGGGTTGGTGCATGTGTCGCAGCTGTCCACGCGCTTCATCAAGGACGCGTCGGAGGCGGCGAAGGTGGGCGACCGGTTGACGGTGAAGGTGCTGAGCGTGGACCTGGCGCGCAAGCGTCTGGCGTTGTCCGTGAAGGCGCTGCAGGAAGGTGGAACGCCGCAGGCGTCCGGGAGGCCCGCGGTGGGCGGAGCCACGGGGCAGGGACGGATGACGGAGCGTCTGAGCAGTGGTGGTCCTTCACGGCCGCAGGGCGGTGGGCAGCGGCCTCCGGCACAGCAGGGGAGTCAGGCTCCGGCGCAGAAGAAGCCGGAGCCGTTCAACAATCCGTTCTCGAAGCTGAAGCACTGA
- a CDS encoding HSP90 family protein gives MDHRFQVSLRGVIDLLSHHLYSSPGVYVRELLQNATDALRARQQLEPGASGSVRLELREKQDGGPPTLLFTDEGVGLTEEEIHRFLATIGESSKREVLEARRNDFIGQFGIGLLSCFTVCDELLVVTRSAKGDGRTLEWRGRHDGTYGVRVSEHPLDAPGTHVYLVARADMAEWFAPERVRQLALHYGGLLPFPVHFTVGGRTEQLNLDGPPWRRLYETAGDKRQALLAYGREVFGTDFLDVIPLRSEAGDVDGVAFVLPASPHFNAKQKHRVYLKHMLLAENAENLLPEWAFFVKCVVNANGLRPTASRESFYEDAVLSRAREALGQSLRKYLMDLAREEPRALQRLIALHGLSVKGLALDDDDFYRLVIDWLPFETSLGMMTLADYRRSWPVVRYTPTMDGFRQVARVAAAQGLCVLNAAYTHDTALLEKLPQVVPDAQVAPFSSADLPQTFEELTLDEREAIYPLLRLAEGVLAPFRCGVEVKKFFPAEVPTLYSSDAEGAFRRDAERAREESDDLYAGVLDGVMTGVGGGERAQLCLNLHNPVVRRLAAVESRELLKLSVEMLYVQALLLGQHPLNAQEMALLNHGLLGLIAARLDEGGGSGSSGSGSRGMH, from the coding sequence GTGGACCATCGATTCCAAGTCAGCCTCCGCGGGGTCATCGACCTCCTGTCCCACCACCTGTACAGCTCGCCGGGGGTCTACGTGCGGGAGCTGCTCCAGAACGCCACGGACGCGCTGCGCGCCCGGCAGCAGCTGGAGCCCGGGGCCTCCGGTTCGGTGAGGCTGGAGCTGCGGGAGAAGCAGGACGGCGGGCCCCCCACCCTGCTCTTCACCGACGAGGGCGTGGGCCTGACGGAGGAGGAGATCCACCGCTTCCTCGCGACCATCGGCGAGTCCTCCAAGCGCGAGGTGCTGGAGGCGCGGAGGAACGACTTCATCGGTCAGTTCGGCATCGGCCTGCTGTCGTGCTTCACGGTGTGTGACGAGCTGCTGGTGGTGACGCGCTCGGCGAAGGGGGATGGACGCACGCTGGAGTGGCGGGGCCGGCATGACGGCACCTACGGCGTGCGCGTCTCCGAACACCCGCTGGACGCGCCCGGCACGCACGTCTACCTGGTGGCCCGCGCGGACATGGCGGAGTGGTTCGCGCCGGAGCGGGTGCGGCAGCTCGCGCTCCACTACGGCGGCCTGCTGCCCTTCCCCGTCCACTTCACCGTGGGAGGAAGGACGGAGCAGCTCAACCTGGACGGCCCGCCCTGGCGCCGCCTGTATGAGACGGCGGGCGACAAGCGGCAGGCGCTGCTCGCGTACGGGCGCGAGGTGTTCGGCACGGACTTCCTGGATGTGATTCCGCTGCGTTCGGAGGCGGGGGACGTGGACGGGGTGGCGTTTGTGCTGCCGGCGTCGCCGCACTTCAATGCCAAACAGAAGCACCGCGTGTACCTGAAGCACATGCTCCTGGCGGAGAACGCGGAGAACCTGCTGCCGGAGTGGGCCTTCTTCGTGAAGTGCGTGGTGAACGCGAACGGGCTGCGGCCCACCGCGAGCCGCGAGTCCTTCTACGAGGACGCGGTGCTGTCGCGGGCGCGCGAGGCCCTGGGACAGTCCCTGCGCAAGTACCTGATGGACCTGGCGCGCGAGGAGCCCCGGGCATTGCAGCGGTTGATCGCGCTGCATGGCCTGTCGGTGAAGGGGCTGGCGCTGGACGACGACGACTTCTACCGGCTGGTCATCGACTGGCTGCCCTTCGAGACGTCGCTGGGGATGATGACGCTGGCGGACTACCGACGTTCGTGGCCGGTGGTGCGCTACACGCCGACGATGGATGGGTTCCGGCAGGTGGCGCGGGTGGCGGCGGCGCAGGGGCTGTGTGTGCTGAACGCGGCGTACACGCATGACACGGCGCTGCTGGAGAAGCTGCCGCAGGTGGTGCCGGACGCGCAGGTGGCGCCCTTCTCGTCGGCGGACCTGCCGCAGACGTTCGAGGAGCTGACGCTGGACGAGCGCGAGGCCATCTACCCGTTGTTGCGCCTGGCCGAAGGGGTGCTGGCGCCGTTCCGCTGCGGGGTGGAGGTGAAGAAGTTCTTCCCGGCGGAGGTGCCCACGCTCTACAGCTCGGACGCGGAAGGGGCGTTCCGGCGGGACGCGGAGCGGGCGCGCGAGGAGTCGGACGACCTGTACGCGGGCGTGCTGGATGGGGTGATGACGGGGGTGGGCGGCGGGGAGCGGGCGCAGCTGTGCCTCAACTTGCACAACCCCGTGGTGCGGCGGCTGGCGGCGGTGGAGAGCCGGGAGCTGCTGAAGCTGTCGGTGGAGATGCTCTACGTGCAGGCGTTGCTCCTGGGGCAGCACCCGCTGAACGCACAGGAGATGGCGCTGTTGAACCACGGCCTCCTGGGGCTCATCGCGGCGCGGCTGGATGAAGGTGGTGGGAGTGGCTCATCCGGGTCGGGCTCGCGGGGGATGCACTGA